The proteins below are encoded in one region of Coffea arabica cultivar ET-39 chromosome 4c, Coffea Arabica ET-39 HiFi, whole genome shotgun sequence:
- the LOC140004692 gene encoding disease resistance protein RPP8-like, which translates to MTVDERIKSCRVHDALRELAIRKTPEMMKYQPNPDLENAEMGYNLPKEIGKVRLLRYLGLRRTSIGRLPHSFGCLRNLQTLDIRNINRVIVSNFIWKLESLRHLYAYKMECDVPLKIEGLRNLQTLSGIRFDDIMHNNMITLTSLQKLGIWVDDGSDIGKLCMHLSEVGSLKTLRLYCNVRREWPTVCGLSKLHHVTELKLCGMGLTTLPPDFPSNLSRLSLSFTRLEHDPMPALEKLGQLSFLKMEFSYWEPQLVISTHGFHQLKFLELNFQHGLKEIKVEKGALPQLQCLRIRKCLSLEKLPEELKYISTLEKLELVDMPEDLISRLDADMISSIPNLRIF; encoded by the exons ATGACTGTTGATGAGAGGATTAAAAGCTGTAGAGTCCATGATGCACTGCGAGAGCTTGCAATCAGAAAGACACCAGAGATGATGAAATATCAGCCAAATCCAG ACCTTGAGAATGCTGAGATGGGTTATAATTTGCCAAAAGAAATTGGTAAAGTCAGGCTTCTAAGGTACCTCGGTTTAAGACGCACATCTATTGGAAGGCTCCCTCATTCCTTCGGTTGCTTGCGAAACCTACAAACTCTTGACATACGGAACATTAACCGAGTGAtagtttcaaatttcatttggaagcttgaaagtttaCGGCATTTATATGCATATAAAATGGAATGTGATGTGCCTCTTAAGATTGAAGGATTGAGGAATCTGCAGACTCTGTCAGGCATTCGCTTTGATGACATTATGCACAATAACATGATAACTCTGACAAGTCTTCAGAAACTGGGGATTTGGGTGGATGACGGATCAGACATAGGCAAACTCTGCATGCATTTATCTGAGGTTGGAAGCCTAAAGACGTTACGTCTTTATTGTAATGTAAGACGCGAGTGGCCAACTGTATGTGGACTTTCTAAGCTCCATCATGTAACAGAGCTTAAGCTATGCGGGATGGGTTTGACAACGCTGCCTCCAGATTTCCCTTCAAATCTCTCTCGCTTGTCTTTGAGTTTCACACGTCTCGAGCATGATCCAATGCCAGCACTAGAGAAGTTGGGACAGCTGTCGTTCCTCAAAATGGAATTTTCATATTGGGAACCACAGCTAGTCATTTCTACGCATGGGTTTCACCAATTGAAATTCCTTGAGCTCAACTTCCAACATGGTTTGAAGGAAATAAAGGTGGAGAAAGGTGCACTGCCACAGCTCCAGTGCCTGAGAATCAGGAAGTGCCTCTCATTAGAGAAGTTGCCGGAAGAGCTGAAGTACATATCTACTCTTGAAAAGCTTGAGCTTGTAGACATGCCAGAAGATTTGATCAGTAGGCTTGATGCGGACATGATATCCAGTATTCCAAACCTCAGGATATTTTGA